Proteins encoded together in one Terriglobus saanensis SP1PR4 window:
- the prmC gene encoding peptide chain release factor N(5)-glutamine methyltransferase produces MPPEVAQSIREALSEGALRLHEREDIREWAVRDSHLLLQHALGVSREQIMAWPERMLTPRQSAAFEHLVSERLRAVPIQYLRGQQEFYGRNFLVTPDVLIPRPETELIIDEVKRYIDPSALVMIADIGSGSGAIGVTLAAEFEMARITAADLSPAALAVTEQNAIRHHVSDRVRTFESDLFSALGERIFDYVVSNPPYIAASERDSLHPQVRDHEPELALYGGEDGFEIYTRLIPQAWKHLRPGGMLFLEIGKPGQALSANLKAWSDVYTVKDLQGLPRLIVARKP; encoded by the coding sequence ATGCCGCCTGAAGTCGCCCAATCGATTCGTGAGGCGCTCAGCGAGGGTGCCTTACGGCTGCACGAGCGCGAAGATATTCGCGAGTGGGCCGTGCGCGACAGCCATCTGCTGTTGCAGCACGCACTTGGGGTTTCGCGCGAGCAGATCATGGCGTGGCCGGAGCGCATGCTCACACCACGGCAGAGTGCGGCCTTTGAACATCTTGTCAGCGAGCGTCTCCGCGCTGTGCCGATCCAGTATCTGCGCGGACAACAGGAGTTCTATGGGCGCAACTTTCTCGTAACGCCGGACGTTCTGATCCCACGCCCCGAAACCGAACTCATCATCGACGAGGTAAAGCGTTACATCGATCCGAGTGCGCTGGTGATGATCGCGGACATCGGTTCGGGTTCCGGTGCGATTGGCGTCACGCTGGCCGCAGAGTTTGAGATGGCGCGCATTACCGCCGCCGATCTTTCGCCCGCTGCGCTGGCTGTCACGGAACAGAACGCGATTCGTCATCACGTCTCCGACCGTGTGCGTACCTTCGAGAGCGATCTTTTTTCCGCGCTCGGGGAACGTATCTTCGATTACGTTGTCTCGAACCCGCCATACATCGCGGCGTCGGAGCGCGACAGTCTGCACCCGCAGGTGCGCGATCACGAGCCGGAGCTTGCGCTCTATGGCGGAGAAGACGGATTCGAGATCTACACACGTTTAATTCCGCAGGCATGGAAGCACCTTCGTCCAGGTGGCATGCTCTTCCTCGAAATCGGCAAGCCCGGCCAGGCTCTGAGCGCGAATCTGAAGGCCTGGAGCGATGTCTACACTGTCAAGGACCTGCAGGGTTTGCCGCGGCTCATCGTAGCTCGTAAGCCTTAG
- a CDS encoding winged helix-turn-helix transcriptional regulator, protein MATKEKIQSIRDLTPQEDISLCSSMSDEQEAVIRDVISRVADKWSLWALSELAQHGPLRFSRVLERVEGVSQKSLTATLRHLERDGLITRTVTAQVPIRVDYDATDLGRAMVLEVHPLWMWAAVNLDRFTKSRRTYDRSQERRLRAEAGVGTN, encoded by the coding sequence ATGGCGACAAAAGAGAAGATCCAAAGCATAAGAGACCTTACTCCGCAGGAAGATATCAGTCTGTGCAGCAGCATGAGCGACGAACAGGAGGCTGTGATTCGGGATGTGATTTCGCGCGTCGCGGACAAGTGGTCGCTTTGGGCGCTGAGCGAACTGGCGCAGCACGGGCCTCTCCGCTTCTCGCGCGTGCTGGAGCGTGTGGAGGGCGTCAGTCAGAAGTCGCTGACTGCAACGCTGCGGCATCTGGAGCGCGATGGCCTGATCACCCGGACGGTGACGGCGCAGGTTCCTATCCGCGTGGACTATGACGCGACGGATCTCGGCCGCGCCATGGTGCTGGAGGTCCATCCGCTGTGGATGTGGGCCGCCGTCAATCTGGACCGCTTTACGAAGTCGCGCCGCACCTACGACCGTAGCCAGGAGCGCCGTCTGCGCGCGGAGGCGGGCGTCGGAACCAACTAG
- a CDS encoding NAD-dependent epimerase/dehydratase family protein produces MAHYLVTGASGFFGGVLKRRLLREEHTCVNVDLEIDEDAGAAGLTSVQGDLRDRALMERIFQEHRFDAIFHCAAQLAHGMRMDEHLLWTSNVDATRLLAELAVAHSIRPFVFISTNCLWASNLGHPVNEAQDMPEPIEIYGRSKLAAEQVLEEFTDRLDVVILRVPTIMDEGRLGLLAILYEFIDDHKTVWVVGDGMNQYQFVYADDLVSACLLAEKHGRSGLFHLGSDDVQGMRAVYESVIRASGSRSKVRSLPKGPTIAAMIAAHKLRVSPLGPYHYKMIAESFVFDTAKAKKELGWSPTMTNQDMLLRAYSFYKKNRKEIAARTDVSAHRKPASMGIIRLLKWIS; encoded by the coding sequence ATGGCTCACTATCTCGTTACCGGTGCTTCCGGCTTCTTTGGAGGCGTTCTCAAGCGACGGCTCCTGCGCGAAGAACACACCTGCGTGAACGTCGATCTGGAAATCGATGAGGACGCGGGCGCTGCGGGACTCACAAGCGTTCAGGGCGATCTGCGTGACCGGGCTTTGATGGAGAGGATCTTCCAGGAACATCGCTTTGACGCGATCTTCCACTGTGCCGCGCAACTCGCGCACGGCATGCGCATGGATGAACATCTGCTCTGGACTAGCAACGTCGACGCAACCCGCCTGCTGGCGGAGCTTGCGGTTGCGCATAGTATCCGTCCCTTCGTCTTTATCTCGACCAACTGCCTCTGGGCGTCGAACCTGGGTCATCCGGTCAACGAAGCTCAGGATATGCCGGAGCCCATCGAGATCTACGGACGCTCGAAGCTGGCGGCGGAACAGGTTCTGGAAGAGTTCACCGACAGGCTCGATGTCGTCATCCTGCGCGTTCCCACCATCATGGACGAGGGCCGTCTCGGCCTGCTCGCCATCCTGTACGAGTTTATCGACGACCACAAGACGGTATGGGTGGTGGGCGACGGGATGAACCAGTACCAGTTCGTCTACGCGGACGATCTCGTCTCCGCCTGCCTGCTCGCGGAGAAGCACGGACGCAGTGGCCTGTTCCATCTCGGATCGGACGATGTGCAGGGCATGCGTGCCGTGTATGAGTCCGTCATCCGTGCGAGCGGCAGCAGGAGTAAGGTGCGTTCCCTGCCCAAGGGCCCGACCATCGCGGCGATGATTGCGGCGCATAAGCTGCGCGTCTCGCCGCTCGGCCCGTATCACTACAAGATGATCGCGGAGAGCTTCGTCTTTGATACCGCCAAGGCGAAGAAGGAGCTTGGCTGGTCTCCGACGATGACGAATCAGGATATGCTTCTGCGTGCGTACAGCTTTTATAAGAAGAACCGCAAAGAAATCGCGGCGCGCACGGATGTCTCCGCGCACCGCAAACCCGCGTCGATGGGGATCATCCGTTTGCTGAAGTGGATCTCCTGA
- a CDS encoding NAD(P)/FAD-dependent oxidoreductase, protein MAETALIIGAGPAGLTAALEFQKLSEIKPVVLEASHEIGGISRTIRYKGNRMDIGGHRFFSKSDRVMEWWLEQMPTEAGADNAAAISYQNQSRSIAGMGDSSDKTAEEDDLVMLIRPRKSRIYFLRRFFDYPITLTKDTLEKLGLARTAKVGISYMASRIAQIKPEKSLEDFLINRFGRQLYLTFFKSYTEKVWGTPCEEISAEWGAQRIKGLSLTTAVKHFFKKAFTKKESKDLSQKGTDTSLIERFLYPKFGPGQLWEHVADKIVSGGGDIHMGWKVDRVVTAGQRILSVEAINDAGETQAFPADHFFSTMPMRDLVNAMERGGTAIPQNVKEVSEGLIYRDFITIGLLIDKLSVTEPDGGLLKDTWIYIQEPDVLVGRLQIFNNWSPYLVEPGKIWIGLEYFCYETDPLWTMPDDDLKKFGAMELEKIGILKADGVLDAHVVRVPKTYPAYFGTYDRFEELRAFTDSFENLFLVGRNGMHKYNNQDHSMLTAMQAVENVIGGVTSKKNLWKINTEMEYHEEKGDEQEIPDAEEDSMRSKVL, encoded by the coding sequence GTGGCGGAAACCGCACTGATAATTGGCGCCGGACCAGCAGGTCTGACCGCAGCGCTTGAGTTTCAAAAACTGTCCGAGATTAAGCCCGTCGTTCTGGAGGCGAGCCACGAGATCGGCGGGATCTCCCGCACCATCCGCTACAAGGGCAACCGCATGGACATCGGCGGCCACCGCTTTTTCTCCAAGAGCGACCGCGTGATGGAGTGGTGGCTGGAGCAGATGCCGACCGAGGCAGGCGCGGACAACGCTGCCGCCATCAGCTATCAGAACCAGTCGCGTTCGATTGCAGGGATGGGAGACAGCTCCGACAAGACCGCCGAAGAGGATGACCTGGTCATGCTCATTCGGCCCCGCAAGAGCCGCATCTACTTTTTGCGTCGCTTCTTCGACTATCCCATCACGCTCACGAAGGACACGCTCGAAAAGCTGGGCCTTGCGCGCACCGCGAAGGTCGGCATCAGCTACATGGCCTCGCGCATCGCGCAGATCAAGCCGGAAAAAAGCCTGGAAGATTTCCTGATCAATCGCTTCGGACGGCAGCTTTACCTGACCTTCTTCAAGAGCTATACCGAAAAAGTCTGGGGCACACCCTGCGAAGAGATCAGCGCGGAGTGGGGCGCGCAGCGCATCAAGGGCCTTTCGCTGACAACGGCCGTGAAACACTTTTTCAAGAAGGCCTTCACAAAGAAAGAATCCAAAGACCTTTCGCAGAAGGGCACGGACACTTCGCTGATCGAGCGCTTCCTTTATCCGAAGTTCGGCCCCGGCCAGCTCTGGGAGCACGTCGCGGACAAGATCGTCTCGGGTGGCGGCGACATCCACATGGGCTGGAAGGTGGACCGTGTGGTCACCGCAGGCCAGCGCATTCTCTCCGTGGAGGCAATAAATGACGCCGGTGAGACGCAGGCCTTTCCCGCGGATCATTTCTTCTCCACGATGCCCATGCGCGATCTCGTCAATGCCATGGAACGTGGCGGTACGGCGATCCCGCAGAACGTGAAAGAAGTCTCCGAAGGCCTGATCTATCGCGACTTCATCACCATCGGCCTGCTGATCGACAAGCTCTCGGTCACGGAGCCGGATGGCGGCCTGCTGAAGGACACGTGGATCTACATTCAGGAGCCCGATGTTTTGGTTGGCCGTCTACAGATCTTCAACAACTGGAGCCCTTATCTCGTGGAGCCGGGAAAGATCTGGATTGGCCTCGAATACTTCTGCTACGAGACCGATCCCCTGTGGACGATGCCGGATGACGATCTGAAGAAGTTCGGAGCGATGGAGCTGGAGAAAATCGGCATTCTGAAAGCCGATGGCGTTCTGGATGCGCACGTCGTCCGCGTGCCCAAAACGTATCCTGCTTACTTTGGAACCTACGACCGCTTCGAGGAACTGCGCGCCTTTACGGACAGCTTCGAAAATCTCTTCCTTGTTGGCCGCAACGGCATGCACAAGTACAACAACCAGGACCACTCCATGCTGACGGCGATGCAAGCGGTGGAGAATGTGATCGGGGGCGTGACGAGCAAGAAGAATCTCTGGAAGATCAACACGGAGATGGAGTATCACGAGGAAAAGGGCGACGAGCAGGAGATTCCCGATGCCGAAGAAGACTCCATGCGCAGCAAGGTCCTCTAG
- a CDS encoding tetratricopeptide repeat protein, which yields MKKKAPKRAAVSTSVPSGTATIQARAEALLQCCGCHTSLCFAVAAAVWVLALYWKAFKAPFVYDDLEQILNNPALVSWRLTIARFFFLPVAFTSDFLGGGGFTYRPLYWVTFELDRQLWGINSVSGFHLTNLLLHWVNGVLLFQLLRRVNVSTRTAAIAAILWLGLPINTEAVVWISARAYLLSSFFLLLGLLCATSYLRREKHITLVCYFLLSMGAIFSHEEGFLLFPLTLLLIYGTRRGSRKLWIKLASVGLTADLVCGYVKYWIGAHGGEGSRSLWSVGTVFWKYLGWVLAPVHMSVERSTSLPPNTFSIAAIAAWVGLLALIGTAFLLRRKAPIAGTGIAWVCITLLPFCGFVFIYQGMGERFLYLASMGLTLALVSLTEINRKQWKGIVLGGLFLWTAWGVWRVRARVADWDSPVSLYQSSLEATPRSSVLWYNLGFSLRERGDLDKAIESYREAARLRPKYQRAFASIGEIYVQQDRPAAAIKEYEHALQLQSSDTKTVVNYAVALEAVGKNQLAEEQFKRAIRQLPNQSAAYIDLGNLYVQEDREDEAIQCFQKAIDNNPDDPLSYFDMGVLFQRKGQDDLALPFYKKVLRLKPDDPETLLYMSQLHVQPESN from the coding sequence ATGAAGAAGAAAGCCCCTAAGCGCGCTGCCGTTTCGACCTCCGTCCCCTCGGGAACAGCGACGATACAGGCGCGTGCTGAAGCTCTATTACAGTGTTGCGGGTGTCACACCTCTCTTTGCTTTGCCGTGGCGGCTGCGGTCTGGGTTCTGGCTCTGTATTGGAAGGCGTTCAAAGCGCCCTTCGTCTATGACGATCTCGAACAGATTCTGAACAACCCTGCTCTCGTCTCCTGGCGTTTGACCATTGCCCGCTTCTTCTTCCTGCCGGTCGCCTTCACCAGCGATTTTCTCGGCGGAGGCGGCTTCACCTACCGTCCTCTCTATTGGGTTACGTTCGAACTCGACCGGCAGCTCTGGGGCATTAATAGTGTGAGTGGATTTCACTTGACCAACCTGCTCCTCCACTGGGTCAACGGCGTCCTTCTCTTTCAGCTTCTGCGACGCGTCAACGTCTCCACCAGGACAGCGGCGATTGCGGCGATCCTGTGGCTGGGCCTTCCCATCAACACGGAGGCCGTCGTGTGGATCAGCGCACGGGCGTACCTGCTGAGCAGCTTCTTTCTTCTGCTCGGCCTGCTCTGCGCGACCTCTTATCTCCGCAGAGAAAAGCACATCACCCTCGTCTGCTACTTCCTGCTTTCCATGGGAGCGATCTTCAGCCACGAAGAAGGCTTCCTGCTTTTTCCGCTGACCCTGCTTCTGATCTACGGAACAAGACGTGGAAGCCGCAAGCTATGGATCAAGCTGGCCAGCGTTGGGCTGACGGCAGATCTCGTCTGCGGCTACGTCAAGTACTGGATCGGTGCGCACGGTGGAGAAGGCTCGCGCTCTCTCTGGTCCGTGGGCACGGTCTTCTGGAAATATCTGGGATGGGTGTTGGCGCCCGTCCACATGAGTGTTGAGCGCTCGACCTCGCTTCCGCCAAATACCTTTTCTATCGCAGCGATTGCAGCGTGGGTGGGGCTGCTCGCTCTCATAGGAACAGCGTTCCTCCTGCGCCGCAAGGCACCCATCGCAGGAACAGGCATCGCATGGGTCTGCATCACGCTGCTTCCGTTCTGCGGCTTCGTCTTCATCTACCAGGGCATGGGCGAGCGCTTTCTTTATCTCGCTTCCATGGGTCTTACGCTCGCACTCGTCTCGCTCACCGAGATCAATCGAAAACAATGGAAGGGAATCGTCCTTGGAGGTTTGTTCCTCTGGACGGCGTGGGGAGTGTGGCGCGTCCGGGCCCGCGTAGCGGACTGGGACAGCCCCGTCTCGCTCTACCAAAGTTCGCTGGAAGCGACGCCTCGGAGTTCGGTGCTTTGGTACAACCTCGGTTTCTCGCTGCGCGAACGAGGCGATCTGGACAAAGCGATTGAGAGCTACCGGGAGGCCGCTCGCCTGCGGCCGAAGTATCAACGGGCCTTCGCCAGCATCGGCGAGATCTACGTGCAGCAGGATAGGCCTGCGGCGGCAATCAAGGAGTACGAGCACGCGCTGCAGCTGCAATCGAGCGACACCAAGACGGTGGTCAACTACGCCGTCGCCCTCGAAGCTGTGGGCAAGAACCAGCTTGCCGAAGAGCAGTTCAAACGCGCGATCCGCCAACTGCCAAATCAGAGTGCGGCGTACATCGATCTGGGCAATCTCTACGTGCAGGAGGACCGCGAAGACGAGGCCATTCAGTGCTTTCAGAAGGCCATCGACAACAATCCCGATGACCCACTCTCCTACTTCGATATGGGTGTTCTATTTCAACGCAAGGGACAAGACGATCTGGCCCTGCCGTTCTATAAAAAAGTCCTTCGCCTGAAGCCAGACGATCCGGAGACGCTTCTCTACATGAGTCAGTTGCACGTACAGCCGGAGAGCAACTGA
- a CDS encoding oxidoreductase has protein sequence MSKPWTTKDIPTQSGKRILITGANSGIGWNTALELARAGAEVTIPCRTQAKADDAVARIRAILPSAHLHTAVMDVSNMASVRAFAAQQLEDRRPIDTLINNAGVMGMPKRTLSVDGFEIQFATNVLGHFLLTGLLLPAILRASAPRVVTVASSAHAMGGPLQLDNLNSDKRYKPFGTYAQTKLENVLFARELQRRARTRLLSTTCHPGYARTSLQFSGPGFGMKVASVLFLPVSQSSAKGAEPTLFAATSLEASPAAYYGPDGIGGMRGNVKDTQMAKFAYDDVAGNALFERLEELTGIRYAL, from the coding sequence GTGAGCAAGCCCTGGACGACCAAAGACATCCCTACGCAAAGCGGCAAACGCATCCTGATCACCGGCGCGAACAGCGGCATCGGCTGGAACACAGCGCTCGAACTCGCCCGCGCGGGCGCCGAGGTAACGATTCCATGCCGCACGCAGGCCAAAGCAGACGATGCCGTCGCACGGATCCGTGCCATACTGCCCTCCGCGCACTTGCACACGGCAGTAATGGATGTCTCCAACATGGCCTCGGTGCGCGCATTTGCCGCACAGCAACTGGAAGACAGGCGGCCAATCGATACGTTGATCAACAACGCCGGTGTGATGGGGATGCCCAAGCGCACACTGAGCGTAGACGGCTTCGAGATCCAGTTTGCAACGAACGTGCTGGGTCACTTCCTGCTGACGGGACTTTTGCTGCCAGCGATTCTGCGGGCCTCGGCACCGCGTGTGGTAACAGTCGCTTCTTCAGCCCACGCGATGGGAGGGCCGCTGCAGTTGGACAACCTGAACTCTGACAAGCGCTACAAGCCGTTCGGGACCTACGCCCAGACGAAGCTGGAGAACGTTCTCTTCGCGCGCGAACTCCAGCGCCGAGCTCGGACGCGGCTGCTCTCAACCACCTGCCATCCCGGATACGCTCGAACCAGCCTGCAGTTCTCCGGGCCGGGCTTCGGGATGAAGGTGGCCAGCGTGCTCTTTCTACCTGTTTCGCAGAGCTCCGCGAAGGGCGCGGAGCCGACGCTCTTCGCGGCGACATCACTCGAGGCAAGTCCCGCGGCGTACTACGGTCCGGACGGCATCGGTGGCATGCGCGGCAACGTCAAAGACACGCAGATGGCGAAGTTTGCCTATGACGACGTTGCCGGGAACGCGCTCTTCGAACGGCTGGAAGAACTGACCGGCATACGGTACGCTCTGTAG
- a CDS encoding oxidoreductase, protein MSEQKIWIVTGSSRGLGRAIVEGVAERGDIVVATARKTEDLKELAEQFDDRVVAAALDVTNPKQAQRVIDETVAKFGRIDVLVNNAGYASTGAFEEQTPEQFAAQLDTNFWGVVHTTRAAIPVLRKQGHGQIFQISSIGGRRASSGLSGYQTAKFAVEGFSEVLYNELKPLGVRVTIVEPGGFRTDWSGASMDFAPPMPEYAESVGKWTEFRKQYAGKEPGDPAKAAAVLFELSRESDPPLRLVLGKFAKQYVKEGYDASLAELEKWSHLTLATEYDEVKEHKLP, encoded by the coding sequence ATGAGTGAACAGAAGATCTGGATTGTGACAGGAAGTTCCCGCGGCCTGGGACGGGCGATTGTGGAAGGCGTAGCCGAGCGCGGCGACATCGTCGTCGCCACGGCGCGGAAGACCGAAGATCTAAAAGAACTGGCCGAGCAGTTCGACGACCGCGTCGTCGCGGCTGCGCTCGACGTGACCAACCCGAAGCAGGCGCAGCGCGTGATCGACGAGACGGTAGCGAAGTTTGGACGCATCGACGTGCTGGTGAACAACGCCGGGTACGCTTCGACGGGAGCCTTTGAGGAACAGACGCCGGAGCAGTTTGCCGCGCAGCTCGATACCAATTTCTGGGGCGTCGTGCACACGACACGCGCCGCCATTCCTGTTCTGCGCAAGCAGGGTCATGGCCAGATCTTTCAGATCAGCTCCATCGGCGGACGTCGCGCCAGCAGTGGTCTCTCCGGCTATCAGACGGCAAAGTTCGCCGTGGAAGGCTTCAGCGAAGTGCTCTACAACGAACTCAAGCCGTTGGGCGTGCGCGTAACGATCGTCGAACCGGGTGGCTTCCGTACGGACTGGTCCGGGGCATCCATGGACTTCGCCCCTCCCATGCCGGAGTACGCCGAAAGCGTCGGCAAGTGGACTGAATTTCGCAAGCAGTACGCGGGCAAGGAGCCCGGCGATCCTGCCAAGGCAGCCGCAGTTCTCTTCGAGCTCTCCCGCGAGAGCGATCCGCCGCTTCGCCTGGTGCTGGGAAAGTTTGCCAAGCAATATGTGAAAGAAGGCTACGACGCCAGCCTCGCAGAGCTGGAAAAGTGGAGCCACCTGACCCTGGCGACCGAGTACGACGAGGTGAAGGAGCACAAACTGCCGTGA
- the prfA gene encoding peptide chain release factor 1: protein MFDRLQQMEVRYQELESELAQPEIVQDQPRYQKAMKAHRDLEILIEKFREFKEVMNGIADAHTMLADPDMKEMAEEELSTLMPRKTEIEEELKIMLLPKDPNDSKNVVLEIRAGTGGDEAALFAEEMFRMYLRFAEQHRWKVEVLSEREGAVGGMKEVTAIFEGDQVYSQLKYESGVHRVQRVPATETQGRVHTSAITVAVLPEAEEVDVKIEAKDLRIDTFCSSGPGGQSVNTTYSAIRITHLPTNTVVSCQDEKSQIKNREKAMRVLRSRLYEVEMERVHQLQATARKAQVGSGDRSEKIRTYNFPQNRLTDHRIGLTLHQLEYVMEGKLQPVVDALIAEDIAQRLKADANAA, encoded by the coding sequence ATGTTTGATCGTTTGCAGCAGATGGAAGTGCGGTACCAGGAGCTTGAATCCGAGCTCGCCCAGCCTGAGATCGTTCAGGACCAGCCTCGTTACCAGAAGGCAATGAAGGCCCATCGCGATCTAGAGATTTTGATCGAAAAGTTTCGTGAGTTCAAGGAAGTGATGAACGGCATCGCCGATGCCCACACCATGCTTGCCGACCCGGACATGAAGGAGATGGCGGAAGAAGAGCTTTCTACCCTCATGCCGCGCAAGACAGAGATCGAAGAAGAGCTCAAAATCATGCTGCTTCCGAAGGACCCCAACGACTCCAAGAACGTCGTTCTGGAAATCCGTGCGGGCACCGGCGGAGATGAAGCCGCGCTCTTTGCCGAAGAGATGTTTCGCATGTACCTGCGCTTCGCCGAACAGCATCGCTGGAAGGTGGAAGTGCTCTCCGAGCGCGAAGGCGCCGTGGGCGGCATGAAGGAAGTCACCGCCATCTTCGAAGGCGACCAGGTTTACTCGCAGCTCAAGTACGAGAGCGGCGTGCATCGCGTGCAACGCGTTCCCGCAACGGAGACGCAGGGCCGCGTGCATACTTCGGCGATCACGGTAGCTGTTCTGCCGGAAGCGGAAGAGGTGGACGTGAAGATCGAAGCGAAGGACCTCCGCATCGATACCTTCTGTTCGTCCGGACCCGGCGGACAGAGCGTGAATACGACGTATTCCGCGATCCGCATCACGCATCTGCCGACGAATACCGTCGTCTCCTGCCAGGATGAAAAATCGCAGATCAAGAATCGCGAGAAGGCGATGCGCGTTCTGCGTTCGCGCTTGTATGAAGTCGAGATGGAGCGCGTGCATCAACTGCAGGCCACGGCGCGTAAAGCGCAGGTAGGCTCCGGTGATCGTTCGGAGAAGATCCGTACGTACAACTTTCCGCAGAATCGTCTCACGGACCACCGCATCGGTCTTACGCTGCACCAGCTGGAGTATGTGATGGAAGGCAAGTTGCAGCCCGTCGTCGATGCCCTGATTGCCGAAGATATCGCACAGCGTCTGAAGGCCGACGCCAATGCCGCCTGA
- a CDS encoding metallophosphoesterase family protein yields the protein MESSTPRPKLFSFLTHGLFLIPYALDYLKGIWNGKHKPYPTYAGDGRDGIYPLRAADGGEAIKISIAGDWGTGTNEAFQVAEKMSAFQPDYTLHLGDVYYVGDDREVKENFLGQMTDRYTPVSFPKGSVGTFALVGNHEMYGGGSPYFGEMLSYCRTGTGESQKASFFCLETAAWRILGLDTGYNSFGIPVLGVIPDVVPNFPFFKTDCHLPEELLDWLRTNVKPQQNKKPTLLLSHHQYFSGFPKEEGFRRPAEQLKEFFAGQDVVWIWGHEHRLAIYDRFSPDGSVQCYGRCLGNGGMPVETGDPDLKKAPLAFYDPRSDYPIGDGTHAGWNGFLNLTLHGSILTLDYRDLENRQLFVERFFGHSDGSLQNTYQTPVPMLKQPTS from the coding sequence ATGGAATCTTCAACGCCCCGCCCGAAACTCTTCTCTTTCCTCACGCATGGCCTGTTTCTCATTCCGTATGCTTTGGACTATCTCAAGGGAATATGGAACGGCAAACACAAGCCCTATCCCACCTATGCGGGCGATGGAAGGGATGGAATCTATCCCCTGCGCGCCGCCGATGGCGGAGAGGCCATCAAAATCTCCATCGCTGGAGATTGGGGCACGGGCACCAATGAGGCATTTCAGGTCGCGGAAAAGATGTCCGCGTTCCAACCGGATTACACCCTGCACCTCGGCGATGTTTACTACGTGGGAGATGACCGCGAGGTAAAGGAAAACTTCCTTGGGCAGATGACGGACAGGTATACGCCTGTGTCCTTTCCCAAGGGTTCCGTAGGCACCTTCGCCCTGGTGGGAAACCATGAGATGTATGGTGGCGGCTCTCCTTATTTCGGAGAGATGTTGAGCTACTGCCGCACAGGAACGGGCGAAAGCCAGAAGGCGAGTTTCTTCTGCCTGGAAACAGCGGCGTGGCGCATCCTCGGTCTGGATACCGGGTACAACTCCTTCGGCATCCCCGTTCTTGGTGTGATCCCCGACGTTGTACCGAATTTCCCCTTCTTCAAGACCGATTGTCACCTTCCGGAGGAGCTGCTCGACTGGCTGCGTACGAACGTGAAGCCGCAGCAAAACAAGAAGCCGACCTTGTTGCTCTCGCATCACCAGTACTTCAGCGGCTTTCCGAAGGAAGAGGGATTTCGCCGTCCCGCAGAGCAACTCAAGGAGTTCTTTGCAGGCCAGGACGTGGTCTGGATCTGGGGACACGAGCATCGGCTTGCGATCTACGATCGCTTTTCTCCCGATGGAAGCGTCCAGTGCTATGGACGATGCCTCGGCAACGGTGGCATGCCGGTAGAAACCGGAGATCCGGACCTCAAGAAGGCCCCACTCGCGTTCTACGACCCAAGATCCGACTATCCCATTGGAGATGGAACCCATGCGGGCTGGAACGGCTTTCTTAACCTGACCCTCCATGGCTCAATCCTCACCTTGGATTATCGCGATCTGGAGAATCGGCAGCTTTTTGTTGAGAGGTTTTTCGGTCATTCCGACGGCAGTCTTCAAAACACGTATCAGACGCCGGTGCCCATGCTGAAGCAACCCACCTCATGA